A genomic segment from Cygnus atratus isolate AKBS03 ecotype Queensland, Australia chromosome Z, CAtr_DNAZoo_HiC_assembly, whole genome shotgun sequence encodes:
- the LOX gene encoding protein-lysine 6-oxidase isoform X1, protein MHFARPGLLLAQLHACIYWSCLRPAGCQQQQQHQQQQPPPPRRPAAAPPPPAAWRQRIQWENNGQVYSLLSLGSQYQPPRRRQAAEPAGSPILLLRNNATLPRGAADRPPAAAHPQPDGGTRGSGARHWFQAGYQPHSAAARRPGPGAATPGGARSPSAGPSRPSAPSSPAGGPGAGGLLPPGSPRGGREDVMVGDDPYNPYKYTDDNPYYNYYDTYERPRQGSRYRPGYGTGYFQYGLPDLVPDPYYIQASTYVQRMSMYNLRCAAEENCLASSAYRADVRDYDNRVLLRFPQRVKNQGTSDFLPSRPRYSWEWHSCHQHYHSMDEFSHYDLLDASSHRKVAEGHKASFCLEDTSCDYGYYRRYACTAHTQGLSPGCYDTYNADIDCQWIDITDVKPGNYILKVSVNPSYLVPESDYSNNIVRCDIRYTGHHAYASGCTISP, encoded by the exons ATGCATTTCGCCCGGCCGGGGCTCCTGCTCGCCCAGCTCCACGCGTGCATCTATTGGAGCTGCCTCCGGCCCGccggctgccagcagcagcagcagcaccagcagcagcagccgccgccgccgcgccgccccgccgccgccccgccgccccccgccgcttGGAGGCAGCGTATCCAGTGGGAGAACAACGGGCAGGTGTACAGCCTGCTCAGCCTCGGCTCCCAGTACCAGCCCCCGCGGCGCCGGCAGGCGGCCGAGCCGGCGGgcagccccatcctgctgctccGCAACAACGCCACGCTGCCGCGGGGCGCCGCCGACCGCCCGCCGGCCGCCGCGCACCCGCAGCCCGACGGCGGCACCCGCGGCTCCGGCGCTCGCCACTGGTTCCAGGCCGGCTACCAGCCGCactccgccgccgcccgccgccccggccccggggccgccacCCCCGGCGGGGCCCGGAGCCCCTCGGCGGGGCCGTCGCGGCCCAgcgcccccagcagccccgccggagggcccggggccggcggcctgctcccccccggcagcccccgagGCGGCAGGGAGGATGTGATGGTGGGCGACGACCCGTACAACCCGTACAAGTACACGGACGATAACCCCTACTACAACTACTACGACACCTACGAGAGGCCCCGCCAGGGCAGCAGGTACAGGCCCGGCTACGGCACCGGGTACTTCCAGTACG GTCTCCCTGACTTAGTCCCGGATCCCTATTACATCCAGGCGTCCACGTACGTCCAGAGGATGTCCATGTATAACTTGAGATGTGCTGCCGAGGAGAACTGCCTGGCAAG TTCAGCTTATCGAGCAGATGTTAGAGACTACGATAATCGAGTGCTCCTGAGGTTCCCCCAAAGAGTGAAAAATCAAGGCACATCGGACTTTCTACCAAGCAGACCCCGTTATTCATGGGAGTGGCACAGCTGTCACCA ACATTATCACAGCATGGATGAATTCAGTCACTATGACTTGTTGGATGCGAGCTCACACAGAAAAGTTGCTGAAGGACACAAAGCAAGTTTCTGTCTTGAAGATACCTCCTGTGATTACGGGTATTATAGACGATATGCATGTACAGCACACACGCAG GGATTGAGCCCTGGCTGTTACGACACTTATAATGCTGACATAGATTGCCAGTGGATTGATATCACAGATGTGAAACCTGGAAATTACATTCTGAAG GTCAGTGTAAACCCCAGCTACTTGGTACCTGAATCCGATTACTCCAACAATATAGTACGCTGTGATATACGCTATACTGGCCACCATGCATATGCCTCTGGCTGTACAATTTCACCGTGA
- the LOX gene encoding protein-lysine 6-oxidase isoform X2 yields the protein MVGDDPYNPYKYTDDNPYYNYYDTYERPRQGSRYRPGYGTGYFQYGLPDLVPDPYYIQASTYVQRMSMYNLRCAAEENCLASSAYRADVRDYDNRVLLRFPQRVKNQGTSDFLPSRPRYSWEWHSCHQHYHSMDEFSHYDLLDASSHRKVAEGHKASFCLEDTSCDYGYYRRYACTAHTQGLSPGCYDTYNADIDCQWIDITDVKPGNYILKVSVNPSYLVPESDYSNNIVRCDIRYTGHHAYASGCTISPY from the exons ATGGTGGGCGACGACCCGTACAACCCGTACAAGTACACGGACGATAACCCCTACTACAACTACTACGACACCTACGAGAGGCCCCGCCAGGGCAGCAGGTACAGGCCCGGCTACGGCACCGGGTACTTCCAGTACG GTCTCCCTGACTTAGTCCCGGATCCCTATTACATCCAGGCGTCCACGTACGTCCAGAGGATGTCCATGTATAACTTGAGATGTGCTGCCGAGGAGAACTGCCTGGCAAG TTCAGCTTATCGAGCAGATGTTAGAGACTACGATAATCGAGTGCTCCTGAGGTTCCCCCAAAGAGTGAAAAATCAAGGCACATCGGACTTTCTACCAAGCAGACCCCGTTATTCATGGGAGTGGCACAGCTGTCACCA ACATTATCACAGCATGGATGAATTCAGTCACTATGACTTGTTGGATGCGAGCTCACACAGAAAAGTTGCTGAAGGACACAAAGCAAGTTTCTGTCTTGAAGATACCTCCTGTGATTACGGGTATTATAGACGATATGCATGTACAGCACACACGCAG GGATTGAGCCCTGGCTGTTACGACACTTATAATGCTGACATAGATTGCCAGTGGATTGATATCACAGATGTGAAACCTGGAAATTACATTCTGAAG GTCAGTGTAAACCCCAGCTACTTGGTACCTGAATCCGATTACTCCAACAATATAGTACGCTGTGATATACGCTATACTGGCCACCATGCATATGCCTCTGGCTGTACAATTTCACC gTACTGA